A section of the Amycolatopsis sp. AA4 genome encodes:
- a CDS encoding ABC1 kinase family protein, whose protein sequence is MPRRGAARTAKLASLPLGIAGRAVGGWGKRLAGQSAEQVSATLSAKAAEQLFEVLGTLKGGAMKFGQALSVFEAAVPDDMAQPYREALTKLQSAAPPMPARQTHRVLAEQLGRSWVGRFAHFDDEPAAAASIGQVHRATWHDGREVAVKVQYPGADEALRSDLRQLQRFSRLFQAFIPGTDVKPLLTELAERMDEELDYLAEADNQRAFAKAFEGDPEFLIPRVVASAPKVVVSEWATGTPLAKIISDGDPATRNLSGRLLAEFHYSSPARAHLLHSDPHPGNFMLTSDGRLCVIDFGGVAKLPHGIPRHLGEITRLALDGHSDELMRLLRENRFVRADSSLEADEVLAYLAPFTEPLAEPTFHFTRRWMQRQAGRVGDSRSNDFHVGRSLNLPPEYLMIHRVTAGSTGILCQLDAEIPARGIVERWQPGFAA, encoded by the coding sequence ATGCCGCGCCGCGGCGCTGCCCGTACGGCGAAGCTGGCGAGCCTTCCGCTCGGCATCGCCGGACGAGCCGTGGGCGGCTGGGGCAAGCGGCTGGCCGGGCAGAGCGCTGAGCAGGTGAGCGCGACGCTCTCGGCCAAGGCCGCTGAGCAGCTGTTCGAGGTGCTGGGCACGCTCAAGGGCGGCGCGATGAAGTTCGGCCAGGCGCTGAGCGTGTTCGAGGCCGCGGTGCCGGACGACATGGCGCAGCCGTACCGGGAGGCGCTCACGAAGCTGCAGTCGGCCGCGCCGCCGATGCCTGCCCGCCAGACCCATCGCGTGCTCGCCGAGCAGCTGGGCAGGTCGTGGGTCGGCCGGTTCGCGCACTTCGACGACGAGCCCGCCGCCGCGGCGAGCATCGGCCAGGTGCACCGCGCGACCTGGCACGACGGTCGCGAGGTCGCGGTCAAGGTCCAGTACCCGGGCGCGGACGAGGCACTGCGCAGCGACCTGCGCCAGTTGCAGCGCTTCAGCAGGCTGTTCCAGGCATTCATCCCCGGCACCGACGTGAAGCCGCTGCTCACGGAGTTGGCCGAGCGGATGGACGAGGAACTCGACTACCTCGCCGAAGCGGACAACCAGCGCGCGTTCGCGAAGGCGTTCGAGGGCGACCCCGAGTTCCTGATCCCGCGCGTCGTGGCGAGCGCGCCCAAGGTCGTGGTCAGCGAATGGGCCACCGGAACCCCGCTGGCCAAGATCATCTCGGACGGCGACCCGGCTACCCGCAACCTGTCCGGGCGGCTGCTCGCGGAGTTCCATTACTCGTCGCCGGCGCGGGCGCACCTGCTGCACTCCGACCCGCACCCCGGCAACTTCATGCTCACCAGCGACGGCAGGCTGTGCGTGATCGATTTCGGCGGCGTCGCGAAGCTTCCGCACGGAATTCCGCGGCACCTGGGCGAAATCACGCGGCTCGCCCTCGACGGCCACTCCGACGAGCTGATGCGGCTGTTGCGCGAAAACCGTTTCGTGCGGGCAGATTCGTCGCTGGAAGCGGACGAGGTGCTCGCCTATCTCGCGCCGTTCACCGAACCGCTGGCCGAGCCGACGTTCCACTTCACGCGCCGCTGGATGCAACGGCAGGCGGGACGCGTCGGCGACTCGCGCAGCAACGACTTCCACGTCGGCCGCTCGCTGAACCTGCCGCCGGAGTACCTGATGATCCACCGGGTCACGGCGGGCTCGACGGGCATCCTGTGCCAGCTCGACGCCGAGATCCCGGCTCGCGGCATCGTGGAACGCTGGCAGCCCGGGTTCGCCGCCTGA
- a CDS encoding ThiF family adenylyltransferase, which yields MTLSSVPPPDVLLPAYPTLLPGIHVLERDGDEIQFGLDPRHGIIANGLPPAIVDSVRRLDGRRALEDVLLAVGEHRDQFHLLLKQLSALGLVTEAAKKNAKRVETGLWSLRARHYQPALTDRRGQSLIAVHGSGRIAVAVAALLATSGVGHLDVRASGRVTEADLGSGFTPAELGQPRQRAIRSVVARVAPDVITARNQRRLPDLVLLTDTLVPPPEEVAELVDSATSHLPVRVCEGTGIVGPLVVPGRSACLRCCDLHRTDADLSWPRIATQLVGRIPRADLGAVHACASLAVAQAMRLLSPSETPPPTWNAALEIDNFDGKVHRRRWEPHPDCGCGAPVPVEEAPDEAPKEVLQET from the coding sequence ATGACCCTGTCCAGTGTTCCGCCGCCGGACGTGCTCCTCCCGGCGTATCCGACGTTGCTTCCGGGCATCCACGTGCTCGAACGCGACGGCGACGAGATCCAGTTCGGCCTCGACCCCCGTCACGGCATCATCGCCAACGGCTTGCCCCCGGCGATCGTCGACAGCGTGCGCAGGCTCGACGGACGGCGCGCGCTCGAGGACGTCCTGCTCGCTGTAGGCGAACACCGGGACCAGTTCCATCTGCTGCTGAAACAACTCTCCGCGCTCGGCCTGGTCACCGAAGCGGCGAAGAAGAACGCGAAACGGGTCGAGACCGGCCTGTGGTCACTGCGGGCTCGGCACTACCAGCCGGCGCTCACAGACCGTCGCGGGCAGAGCCTGATCGCGGTCCACGGCAGCGGACGGATCGCCGTGGCAGTCGCCGCGCTGCTCGCGACGTCCGGAGTCGGGCACCTCGACGTCCGAGCGTCCGGCCGGGTCACCGAAGCCGACCTCGGTTCCGGCTTCACCCCCGCTGAGCTGGGGCAACCCCGGCAGCGGGCGATCCGGTCCGTCGTCGCCCGAGTCGCACCGGACGTCATCACCGCCCGCAACCAGCGCCGCCTCCCGGACCTCGTGCTGCTCACCGACACGCTCGTCCCGCCGCCGGAAGAGGTGGCTGAACTCGTCGATTCGGCCACCTCGCACCTGCCGGTCCGGGTGTGCGAGGGCACGGGCATCGTCGGGCCGCTCGTGGTGCCTGGCCGCAGCGCCTGCCTCCGGTGCTGTGACCTCCACCGGACCGACGCGGATCTGTCCTGGCCGAGGATCGCGACTCAGCTGGTAGGCCGGATTCCGCGGGCCGATCTCGGGGCGGTGCACGCGTGCGCCTCGCTCGCCGTCGCGCAGGCGATGCGGCTGCTCTCGCCGAGCGAAACCCCGCCGCCGACCTGGAACGCCGCGCTCGAGATCGACAACTTCGACGGAAAGGTGCACCGCCGGCGCTGGGAGCCGCACCCGGACTGCGGCTGCGGAGCGCCAGTGCCCGTCGAAGAAGCTCCGGACGAGGCACCCAAGGAGGTACTGCAAGAGACGTAG
- a CDS encoding M48 family metallopeptidase, whose protein sequence is MRRSQRRHRTVTAYWNDDTLVVQIPARMTREEEKHWVAEMERRLLRPGGRKTAPPRASDAALLARCALLGAKYLEGKALPSSVRWVPPMRTRWASCTPVDATIRVSERLQRVPQWVLDYVLVHELAHLREPGHDAAFWALVNRYPKTERAMGYLEGLSAAAGWGISEED, encoded by the coding sequence GTGCGGCGCAGCCAGCGCAGGCACCGGACGGTCACCGCGTACTGGAACGACGACACCTTGGTCGTCCAGATCCCGGCACGGATGACGCGCGAGGAAGAGAAACACTGGGTCGCGGAGATGGAGCGCAGGCTGCTGCGCCCGGGAGGACGGAAGACGGCGCCGCCGAGGGCGTCGGACGCGGCGTTGCTGGCGCGCTGCGCCCTGCTCGGGGCGAAATACCTGGAGGGCAAGGCGCTGCCGTCCAGCGTGCGGTGGGTGCCGCCGATGCGGACCAGGTGGGCGTCCTGCACGCCGGTGGACGCGACCATCCGGGTCAGCGAGCGGCTTCAGCGGGTGCCGCAATGGGTGCTGGACTACGTGCTGGTCCACGAACTGGCGCACCTGAGGGAGCCGGGGCACGACGCGGCGTTCTGGGCGTTGGTGAACCGGTATCCGAAGACGGAACGCGCGATGGGGTATCTGGAGGGGCTTTCGGCGGCTGCGGGGTGGGGGATTTCGGAGGAGGACTGA
- a CDS encoding zinc-dependent metalloprotease: MSNPPFGFGPPDPDKRGDNDPSNPGQPGGAEAFNQLGQMLSQLGQMLSQAGSSSGPVNYDLAKQIALQNLSGRDDAKIGFTSDSGGDSATAVRDAAHLAELWLDAATILPAGATSTVSWSARTWVEKTLPTWQRLCDPVAQQVSGAWMQALPEEAKQAAGPLLSMMGQMGGMAFGSQLGNALAQLAQEVLTSTEVGLPLGPATTSALLPANIEKFTEGLELPASEVLVFLAAREAAHQRLFAHVPWLRQRLLATVEEFARGITVDTSALESLAGSIDPANPASIEEAMSSGLLEPQTTPEQQAALKRLETLLALVEGWVDVVVAEAIGDRLPGADALRETLRRRRATGGPAEQTFATLVGLELRPRRMRAASSLWKLVGDRHGLEKRDGLWSHPDLMPTAEDLDEPLDFADRLAEPTALDADLDPMAELERTEKAEREAREAQDADDKSGETPKDEGKKDDGGDSPS, translated from the coding sequence ATGAGCAATCCCCCGTTCGGCTTCGGACCGCCCGATCCCGACAAGCGAGGCGACAACGACCCCTCGAACCCGGGCCAGCCCGGCGGAGCCGAGGCGTTCAACCAGCTCGGGCAGATGCTGAGCCAGCTGGGCCAGATGCTCAGCCAGGCGGGCTCGTCGAGCGGGCCGGTCAACTACGACCTGGCGAAGCAGATCGCACTCCAGAACCTGAGCGGGCGGGACGACGCCAAGATCGGCTTCACGTCGGACAGCGGCGGCGACTCCGCGACCGCGGTCCGCGACGCCGCGCACCTGGCGGAACTGTGGCTCGACGCGGCGACGATCCTCCCCGCGGGCGCGACCTCGACGGTGTCCTGGTCGGCGCGCACCTGGGTCGAGAAGACGCTGCCGACCTGGCAGCGGCTGTGCGATCCGGTGGCGCAGCAGGTGTCCGGCGCGTGGATGCAGGCGCTGCCCGAGGAAGCCAAGCAGGCGGCGGGCCCGTTGCTGTCGATGATGGGCCAGATGGGCGGAATGGCGTTCGGCTCCCAGCTCGGCAACGCGCTGGCGCAGCTCGCGCAGGAGGTGCTCACCTCGACCGAGGTCGGCCTGCCGCTCGGCCCGGCCACGACGTCGGCGCTGCTGCCGGCGAACATCGAGAAGTTCACCGAGGGCCTGGAGCTGCCGGCCAGCGAGGTGCTGGTGTTCCTGGCCGCGCGCGAGGCCGCGCACCAGCGGCTGTTCGCACACGTGCCGTGGCTGCGGCAGCGCCTGCTGGCGACGGTCGAGGAGTTCGCCCGCGGGATCACGGTGGATACGTCCGCGCTGGAGTCCCTGGCCGGAAGCATCGACCCGGCGAACCCGGCGAGCATCGAGGAAGCGATGTCGTCCGGCCTGCTGGAACCGCAGACCACGCCCGAGCAGCAGGCGGCCCTGAAGCGCCTGGAAACCCTGCTGGCGCTGGTGGAAGGCTGGGTGGACGTAGTGGTGGCCGAGGCGATCGGCGACCGTCTCCCCGGTGCCGACGCCCTGCGCGAAACGCTCCGCCGCCGCCGCGCGACCGGCGGCCCGGCCGAGCAAACGTTCGCGACCCTGGTCGGCTTGGAACTGCGCCCGCGCCGGATGCGCGCCGCGTCGTCGCTGTGGAAACTCGTCGGAGACCGCCACGGCCTCGAAAAGCGCGACGGCCTCTGGTCACACCCCGACCTCATGCCGACGGCCGAGGACCTGGACGAACCCCTGGACTTCGCCGACCGCCTGGCGGAACCGACGGCTCTCGACGCGGACCTGGACCCGATGGCGGAACTGGAACGCACGGAGAAGGCCGAGCGGGAGGCCCGCGAGGCCCAGGACGCCGACGACAAGAGCGGCGAGACCCCGAAGGACGAGGGGAAGAAGGACGACGGGGGCGACTCGCCTTCCTGA
- a CDS encoding PDZ domain-containing protein: MLVSGVLFLVFVVAGFLVQVPYVAISPGPTYDTLGRDAAGNPVIQVKGQQTYGTSGELRMTTVSLNDGINLFTALGLWASGRYALAPREEYYKPGETNEQVKQENIQQLQNSQSNAQVAALRHLGYPVQVVAKQIVSGSPADHILAPGDKLISVNGKQVREAGEVAASIANTKPGDTVQVTFQHLGQPERTVPVTLAQRDDRTQGFLGLTAVDRAVAPFSVDISLQDVGGPSAGLMFTLAIIDRLTPPGKPGSDLAGGRHIAGTGEISETGQVGPIGGISFKVVGAKEAGATDFLVPEHNCAEAKSAAPEGLNLIKVSNLDDALKQLDNLKAGRPTAHC, translated from the coding sequence ATGCTGGTCAGCGGCGTGCTGTTCCTGGTGTTCGTCGTGGCCGGGTTCCTGGTCCAGGTCCCGTACGTCGCGATCAGCCCCGGGCCCACCTACGACACCCTCGGCCGCGACGCCGCGGGCAACCCGGTGATCCAGGTCAAGGGCCAGCAGACCTACGGCACCAGCGGCGAACTGCGGATGACCACCGTCTCGCTCAACGACGGCATCAACCTCTTCACCGCGCTCGGGCTCTGGGCCAGCGGCCGCTACGCGCTCGCGCCGCGCGAGGAGTACTACAAGCCCGGCGAGACGAACGAGCAGGTCAAGCAGGAGAACATCCAGCAGCTGCAGAACTCGCAGAGCAACGCCCAGGTCGCCGCGCTGCGCCACCTCGGCTACCCGGTGCAGGTCGTCGCGAAGCAGATCGTGTCCGGCAGCCCGGCCGACCACATCCTCGCGCCCGGCGACAAGCTCATCTCGGTCAACGGCAAGCAGGTGCGCGAGGCGGGCGAGGTGGCCGCCTCGATCGCCAACACCAAGCCGGGCGACACCGTCCAGGTCACCTTCCAGCACCTCGGCCAGCCGGAACGCACCGTGCCGGTCACGCTCGCCCAGCGCGACGACCGCACCCAGGGCTTCCTCGGCCTGACCGCGGTCGACCGCGCGGTCGCGCCGTTCTCCGTCGACATCTCGCTGCAGGACGTCGGCGGCCCGTCGGCCGGGCTGATGTTCACCCTCGCGATCATCGACCGGCTCACCCCGCCCGGGAAACCGGGCAGCGACCTCGCGGGCGGCAGGCACATCGCGGGCACCGGCGAGATCAGCGAGACCGGCCAGGTCGGGCCGATCGGCGGGATCTCGTTCAAGGTCGTCGGCGCGAAGGAAGCGGGCGCGACCGACTTCCTCGTCCCGGAGCACAACTGCGCCGAGGCCAAATCGGCCGCGCCGGAAGGGCTCAACCTGATCAAGGTCTCCAACCTGGACGACGCGCTCAAGCAGCTGGACAACCTGAAGGCCGGTCGCCCGACGGCGCACTGCTGA
- a CDS encoding PPA1309 family protein, producing the protein MPPSEPSAAHPVAGLAREVEEFVAAAGWNQPPQLFALVPTAALLDEQPELAGQLDRANPLTPVAQEALPDGDLAESLGRIAWPEIVVGCALAQEIIVLPPDVEAELEGIAEADAESLRRAAADHPRRTEARLVAAVLRQGDAACVMRLRGVQPGDEDETAVDELVESPDLAPNLVEALKTTLQP; encoded by the coding sequence ATGCCACCGAGTGAGCCGTCTGCCGCCCACCCTGTCGCCGGGCTGGCCCGGGAAGTCGAAGAGTTCGTCGCCGCCGCGGGCTGGAACCAGCCGCCGCAGTTGTTCGCGCTGGTGCCGACCGCGGCGCTGCTGGACGAGCAGCCCGAACTGGCCGGTCAGCTGGACCGGGCGAACCCGCTGACGCCGGTGGCCCAGGAGGCGCTGCCGGACGGCGATCTCGCCGAATCGCTCGGCCGGATCGCGTGGCCGGAAATCGTGGTCGGCTGCGCGCTGGCGCAGGAGATCATCGTGCTGCCCCCGGACGTGGAGGCGGAACTCGAAGGAATCGCCGAGGCGGACGCCGAAAGCCTGCGCCGCGCCGCCGCGGACCACCCGCGCCGCACCGAGGCCCGCCTGGTGGCCGCCGTCCTGCGCCAGGGCGACGCGGCCTGCGTGATGCGGCTGCGCGGCGTCCAGCCGGGCGACGAGGACGAGACCGCGGTCGACGAACTGGTGGAAAGCCCGGATCTCGCGCCGAATCTGGTGGAAGCGCTGAAGACGACCCTGCAGCCCTGA
- a CDS encoding UPF0182 family protein, translated as MSLKLSRRSRILLIIAAVIVLALLAGVRLLDTYVDWLWFGELQARSVFTTQLVTRIVLFFAVGLLVGGALAVSLLIAYRTRPVFVPVSGRDDPLSRYRSVIVSRIRLFGIGIPVLTGVIAGASASGDWQTIQLFLNGTSFGQKDPEFGIDLGFYAFSLPFVNWLLGWLFVTVVVSFFGALIAHYVFGGIRLAGRGGQLAGPTRAQLAITVGIFVLLKAVEYFFDRYNLLLSDRNMPLFNGATYTDLNAVLPAKLILLCISVICAIAFFAGAFLRNLQLPAISLVLLILSGVLVGVAWPAILDQFSVKPNANEKEATSIQRNMDATRAAYGLTNVKYEQYPGKTETTADAVKADTGTVSNIRLLDPNILSDTFTQRVGRENFYGFPTKLDIDRYTIGGTTQDYIVAAKEMKTDGLTGNQNNWINKHMVYTHGNGFVAAPANTIDRAVKDSNSDGGYPIATTSDTTTPAGAGSVNGQPGIKVDQPRIYYGELTNQSDYAIVGGTPGKAPGEYDTDTQRGYLYQGKGGVSLDNWFNRLMFAAEYREPKILFSDAIGDGSKIMYNREPRDRVAKVAPWLTLDGDPYPAVVHGRIQWIVDGYTTLDNYPYAQQTQLGEATNDSLNGVTKQANNSINYIRNSVKATVDAFDGTVNLYSIDDNEPVLKAWENVFPGIVKPSSEISPELRSHFRYPEDLFKIQRELLARYHVESPQEFYAQQAFWSVPQDPTEDGSSTTAGSNVANQPGYYVLANAAGEGRPTFQLTSALTGLQRQYLSAWMSISSDPEDYGTIRVLRLPPASGANQVDGPVQVQNRFQSDPRVAQDRTLLNNPNVIPIYGNLITLPVADGFLYVEPVYIRQRNQLSYPQLARVLVSYGAKIGFASTLNEALDQVFGKGTGAAATTPKEGDPGTTTTTPPTSSTAAPPPSTGGSNPAMDKAVADIQAALAKLKAAQQAGNFADQGAALSALDAATKEYNAAKPTTPPPTNGPTSQPGG; from the coding sequence GTGAGCCTGAAGCTGTCCCGGCGCAGCCGGATCCTTCTCATCATCGCCGCGGTGATCGTGCTGGCCCTGCTGGCCGGCGTCCGGTTGCTCGACACCTACGTGGACTGGCTGTGGTTCGGCGAACTGCAGGCGCGTTCGGTGTTCACCACGCAGCTGGTCACCCGGATCGTGCTCTTCTTCGCGGTCGGGCTGCTGGTCGGCGGCGCGCTCGCGGTCAGCCTGCTGATCGCCTACCGCACGCGCCCGGTGTTCGTGCCGGTGTCCGGCCGCGACGATCCGCTGTCGCGCTACCGCTCGGTGATCGTCAGCCGGATCCGGCTGTTCGGCATCGGCATTCCGGTGCTCACCGGCGTCATCGCCGGAGCCTCGGCGAGCGGGGACTGGCAGACGATCCAGCTCTTCCTCAACGGCACCTCATTCGGGCAGAAGGATCCCGAGTTCGGCATCGACCTCGGCTTCTACGCGTTCTCCCTGCCGTTCGTGAACTGGCTGCTCGGCTGGCTGTTCGTCACCGTCGTCGTCTCGTTCTTCGGCGCGCTGATCGCGCACTACGTCTTCGGCGGCATCCGGCTCGCCGGCCGCGGCGGCCAGCTGGCCGGCCCGACGCGCGCGCAGCTCGCGATCACCGTCGGGATCTTCGTGCTGCTGAAGGCGGTCGAGTACTTCTTCGACCGGTACAACCTGCTGCTGTCCGACCGGAACATGCCGCTGTTCAACGGCGCCACCTACACCGACCTCAACGCGGTGCTCCCGGCGAAGCTGATCCTGCTGTGCATTTCGGTGATCTGCGCGATCGCCTTCTTCGCCGGCGCGTTCCTGCGGAATCTGCAGCTGCCGGCGATCTCGCTCGTCCTGCTGATCCTCTCCGGCGTGCTGGTCGGCGTCGCCTGGCCGGCGATCCTCGACCAGTTCTCGGTCAAGCCGAACGCCAACGAGAAGGAAGCGACGTCGATCCAGCGCAACATGGACGCGACGCGCGCGGCGTACGGCCTCACCAACGTGAAATACGAGCAGTACCCGGGCAAAACCGAAACGACGGCGGACGCGGTGAAGGCCGACACCGGCACGGTGTCCAACATCCGGCTGCTCGACCCGAACATCCTCAGCGACACCTTCACCCAGCGCGTCGGCCGCGAGAACTTCTACGGCTTCCCGACCAAGCTGGACATCGACCGGTACACCATCGGCGGCACCACGCAGGACTACATCGTGGCCGCCAAGGAAATGAAGACCGACGGGCTCACCGGGAACCAGAACAACTGGATCAACAAGCACATGGTCTACACGCACGGCAACGGCTTCGTGGCCGCGCCGGCGAACACGATCGACCGTGCGGTGAAGGACTCCAACTCCGACGGCGGCTACCCGATCGCCACCACGAGCGACACCACCACGCCCGCCGGCGCGGGCTCGGTCAACGGCCAGCCGGGGATCAAGGTCGACCAGCCGCGGATCTACTACGGCGAGCTGACCAACCAGTCCGACTACGCGATCGTCGGCGGCACGCCGGGCAAGGCCCCCGGCGAGTACGACACCGACACCCAGCGCGGCTATCTCTACCAGGGCAAGGGCGGCGTCTCGCTCGACAACTGGTTCAACCGCCTGATGTTCGCCGCCGAATACCGCGAACCGAAGATCCTCTTCTCCGACGCCATCGGCGACGGCTCGAAGATCATGTACAACCGCGAACCGCGCGACCGCGTCGCGAAGGTCGCCCCGTGGCTCACCCTCGACGGCGACCCGTACCCCGCGGTGGTCCACGGCCGCATCCAGTGGATCGTCGACGGCTACACCACGCTCGACAACTACCCGTACGCCCAGCAGACGCAGCTCGGCGAAGCGACCAACGACTCGCTCAACGGCGTCACCAAACAGGCGAACAACTCGATCAACTACATCCGCAACTCGGTGAAGGCGACCGTCGACGCGTTCGACGGCACCGTCAACCTGTACTCGATCGACGACAACGAACCCGTCCTCAAGGCGTGGGAGAACGTCTTCCCGGGCATCGTGAAGCCCAGCTCGGAGATTTCGCCGGAACTGCGCTCGCACTTCCGCTACCCCGAGGACCTGTTCAAGATCCAGCGCGAACTGCTCGCCCGCTACCACGTGGAGAGCCCGCAGGAGTTCTACGCGCAGCAGGCGTTCTGGAGCGTTCCGCAGGACCCGACCGAGGACGGCAGCTCCACCACCGCCGGCTCGAACGTCGCCAACCAGCCCGGGTACTACGTCCTCGCCAACGCGGCCGGCGAAGGCAGGCCGACGTTCCAGCTGACCAGTGCGCTCACCGGTCTGCAACGGCAATACCTTTCCGCCTGGATGTCCATCTCGTCCGATCCGGAGGACTACGGGACCATCCGCGTCCTGCGCCTGCCACCGGCCAGCGGAGCCAACCAGGTCGACGGACCCGTGCAGGTGCAAAACCGGTTCCAGAGCGACCCCCGCGTCGCCCAAGACCGGACCCTGCTCAACAACCCCAACGTCATCCCCATCTACGGCAACCTGATCACGCTGCCGGTCGCGGACGGATTCCTCTACGTCGAACCCGTCTACATCCGCCAGCGAAACCAGCTGAGCTACCCGCAGCTGGCGCGCGTGCTCGTCTCCTACGGAGCCAAGATCGGCTTCGCGTCCACCCTCAACGAAGCGCTCGACCAAGTCTTCGGCAAGGGCACCGGCGCGGCCGCCACCACCCCGAAGGAAGGCGACCCCGGCACCACGACGACCACCCCGCCGACCTCCAGCACCGCCGCGCCGCCGCCCAGCACCGGCGGCAGCAACCCGGCCATGGACAAGGCGGTCGCCGACATCCAAGCCGCGCTCGCCAAGCTCAAGGCGGCACAGCAAGCCGGCAACTTCGCCGACCAAGGCGCGGCGCTCTCCGCGCTCGACGCGGCGACAAAGGAGTACAACGCCGCCAAACCCACGACGCCGCCGCCGACCAACGGCCCGACGTCCCAGCCCGGCGGGTGA
- a CDS encoding PadR family transcriptional regulator gives MSELNATAAALLGLLHDGPATGGQLVSGADERFGAFFSVTRSQVYRELPALSKEGLVRLGKQGPRSSQQYVLTAAGKKAFKTWLTSEAGPDHLRSPLILRLVHAGSLTAKQRSALLDSARTTYQAQLEEAKNAAKTADGPYAKAVAEFAQAQAKAALKLLDSIPQA, from the coding sequence GTGTCCGAATTGAATGCAACCGCCGCCGCCCTGCTCGGTCTGCTCCACGACGGCCCCGCCACCGGCGGGCAGCTCGTCTCGGGCGCCGACGAGCGCTTCGGCGCCTTCTTCAGTGTCACCCGCAGCCAGGTCTACCGCGAGCTCCCGGCGCTCTCGAAAGAGGGTCTCGTCCGGCTCGGCAAGCAAGGACCCCGTTCGAGCCAGCAGTACGTGCTCACCGCGGCAGGCAAGAAGGCCTTCAAGACGTGGCTCACGTCCGAGGCCGGACCCGACCACCTCCGCAGCCCGCTCATCCTGCGGCTCGTGCACGCCGGCTCCCTGACGGCCAAACAGCGCAGTGCCCTGCTCGACAGCGCCCGCACCACCTATCAGGCGCAGCTCGAAGAGGCAAAGAACGCCGCCAAGACCGCCGACGGCCCCTACGCCAAGGCAGTCGCCGAGTTCGCCCAGGCGCAGGCCAAGGCCGCCCTGAAGCTGCTCGACTCGATCCCGCAGGCCTGA
- the prfB gene encoding peptide chain release factor 2, which translates to MSDEFDAALKDLTGKLTQIESVMDLEALRAQVAELEEQASSPTLWDNVEEAQKVTSQLSHRQAELRRVSELRQRLDDLGVLYELAADEGDSGSMTEAEGDLADLAKDIDALEVRTLLSGEYDDRNAVVNIRSEAGGVDAADFAEMLLRMYLRWAERHGYPTDVFDISYAEEAGIKSATFKVTAPYVYGTLSVEQGTHRLVRISPFDNQSRRQTSFAHVEVLPEVEEVDHVDIPEKDIRVDVYRSSGPGGQSVNTTDSAVRLTHIPTGIVVSCQNEKSQLQNKAAAMKVLQARLLQRKKEEERAEMDALKDGGSSWGNQMRSYVLHPYQMVKDLRTEFEVGNPTAVLDGDIDGFLEAGIRWRKQANAA; encoded by the coding sequence GTGAGCGATGAGTTCGATGCGGCACTGAAGGACCTGACCGGCAAGCTGACGCAGATCGAGTCGGTGATGGACCTCGAAGCGCTGCGCGCGCAGGTCGCCGAGCTCGAGGAGCAGGCGTCCAGCCCGACCCTCTGGGACAACGTCGAGGAAGCCCAGAAGGTCACCAGCCAGCTGTCCCACCGGCAGGCCGAGCTGCGCCGTGTCTCCGAACTGCGCCAGCGCCTCGACGACCTCGGCGTCCTCTACGAGCTCGCCGCCGACGAGGGCGACAGCGGCAGCATGACCGAGGCCGAAGGCGACCTCGCCGACCTCGCCAAGGACATCGACGCGCTCGAAGTCCGCACCCTGCTCTCCGGCGAATACGACGACCGCAACGCCGTCGTCAACATCCGCTCCGAAGCGGGCGGCGTCGACGCGGCCGACTTCGCCGAGATGCTGCTCCGCATGTACCTGCGCTGGGCCGAGCGCCACGGCTACCCGACGGACGTCTTCGACATCTCCTACGCGGAAGAAGCGGGCATCAAGTCCGCCACCTTCAAGGTGACCGCCCCGTACGTGTACGGCACCCTTTCGGTCGAACAGGGCACCCACCGCCTCGTGCGGATCTCGCCGTTCGACAACCAGAGCCGCAGGCAGACGTCCTTCGCGCACGTCGAGGTCCTGCCCGAGGTCGAGGAAGTCGACCACGTCGACATCCCGGAAAAGGACATCCGCGTCGACGTGTACCGCTCGTCCGGCCCCGGCGGGCAGAGCGTCAACACGACCGACTCCGCGGTCCGCCTCACCCACATCCCGACCGGCATCGTCGTCTCCTGCCAGAACGAGAAATCGCAGCTGCAGAACAAGGCGGCCGCGATGAAGGTCCTCCAGGCGCGGCTCCTGCAGCGCAAAAAGGAGGAGGAACGGGCCGAAATGGACGCGCTCAAGGACGGCGGCTCCAGCTGGGGCAACCAGATGCGCTCCTACGTGCTGCACCCGTACCAGATGGTGAAGGACCTGCGCACCGAATTCGAGGTCGGCAACCCCACCGCGGTCCTCGACGGCGACATCGACGGCTTCCTCGAGGCCGGGATCCGCTGGCGCAAGCAGGCCAACGCGGCCTGA